Proteins encoded together in one Bacteroides ovatus window:
- a CDS encoding TonB-dependent receptor, with protein sequence MEKLRNVARFGKYGKRLCMMFLFLCITTSGLMRASVFAQTTVTAKFRNVTLNEVLWEIQKQTDFTFIYSTNDAKKVRVENLDVKNELISEVLNKCLRNSGLTYTVHDGVIAIRKAEPVRTETVAREKYTITGKVIEDSGEPIIGANVIVKGTTNGMMTDMDGNFHLEVTDKKVTLMVSYIGYTSQEVVATPGKPMSIILKVDNNLLDEVIVTGYGTFKKSAYAGSASIVKTDAVKDVPNVSFQQMLEGAAPGVSVNTGSGIPGSSTSIRIRGMGSFNASNSPLYVVDGVPVLSGNIGASGSDSGLDVMSTLNTSDIESITVIKDAAAASLYGSRAANGVVIITTKQGKAGKPVFKLKSDWGFSNFAMPFRELMGGQERRNLIHEGLRNYALTYSGKTDDEVGLHQGMTENEAWAYADSNIDQYAPIPWCGFVNWDDYLFRNGSHQNYEFSASGGQEKIKYYTSIGYMKQDGVTINSGLERISARLNVDYQMAKWMNIGAKIQFSKVNQDTYSEGTSYTSPIYGTRNGATPSDPIWNEDGTWNRALIKLDDRNPMLSNSYNFKREYATRSFNTVYASFDIWKGIKFASTFSYDFVMNKSRAWKDPRTSDGDDDNGRFSKDYNDITNMTWSNILTYQTKIKKKHNLDLLAGYEINSKESDGLGTTISNFARWDKPEVNNGVVYQSMGGSNSTTRIVSYITRANYDYDNKYYLGASWRTDGSSRLARENRWGNFWSLSGAWRVSSESFMKPLQNWLSDLKLRVSYGVNGTLPSSYYGYMGLSSLTSNYNDNPGITQSQLENKELTWETNYNFNSGIDLGFFDNRLNVTFEYYVRTTKNLLYSRPLSLATGFSSYLANIGKLQNKGYELEIRSTNIETKDFRWSTSLNLGHNANKILKLDGDLKQVTSGTSIHKVGLPYSTYYMIEFAGIDPVDGEPMFYKNTTDENGNLNKETTKDPRSAEKVILQCADPTITGGLGNSISYKWFDLNFNVNFSFGAWNYDGAAGKLEHGGDGTLNIPIYYRKRWQKEGDETSIERFVVGRSISMTDYATTRRLYSGDYVRLKNLTFGFTLPKTWTRKVGIDNIRLYASGNNLLTWAAYDYIDPESGSSPSWDTPPMRTYTFGLEVKF encoded by the coding sequence ATGGAAAAACTACGTAATGTTGCCAGATTTGGGAAATATGGAAAACGTCTTTGTATGATGTTCCTTTTTCTCTGTATTACGACTTCAGGGCTGATGCGGGCATCTGTATTCGCACAGACCACGGTTACAGCCAAATTCAGAAATGTAACACTGAATGAAGTTCTTTGGGAAATTCAGAAACAAACGGACTTTACCTTTATCTACAGCACAAATGATGCGAAGAAAGTCAGAGTGGAAAATCTGGATGTGAAGAATGAACTGATTTCTGAAGTGCTTAACAAATGCCTGCGAAATAGCGGACTGACTTATACGGTTCATGATGGAGTAATTGCCATCCGTAAGGCTGAACCCGTTAGGACGGAAACTGTTGCACGTGAGAAATATACGATTACAGGGAAAGTAATTGAAGATAGTGGAGAGCCGATAATCGGAGCTAATGTCATCGTGAAAGGTACAACTAACGGTATGATGACTGATATGGACGGTAATTTCCATCTGGAAGTTACAGACAAGAAAGTGACTCTGATGGTTTCTTATATCGGTTATACGTCACAGGAAGTCGTTGCAACTCCCGGCAAGCCGATGAGCATAATCCTGAAAGTGGATAATAACCTGTTGGACGAAGTGATTGTAACGGGATATGGTACTTTCAAGAAATCGGCTTATGCAGGTTCTGCCAGTATCGTAAAGACAGATGCTGTGAAAGATGTGCCTAATGTATCTTTCCAACAGATGTTGGAGGGGGCGGCTCCCGGTGTCAGCGTAAATACCGGTTCGGGTATACCGGGTTCGTCAACGTCCATCCGTATCCGTGGTATGGGTTCGTTCAATGCCTCCAATTCTCCGCTGTATGTAGTGGATGGTGTTCCTGTATTGTCGGGTAATATTGGTGCATCCGGTAGTGATTCCGGTTTGGATGTAATGTCTACCTTGAATACATCGGATATTGAAAGCATCACTGTTATCAAGGATGCCGCTGCTGCTTCACTTTATGGTTCACGTGCAGCGAATGGAGTTGTCATTATTACTACGAAACAAGGAAAAGCAGGTAAACCGGTCTTTAAATTGAAATCGGATTGGGGATTCTCTAATTTTGCCATGCCTTTCCGCGAATTGATGGGCGGACAGGAACGTCGTAACTTGATCCACGAGGGGCTTCGAAATTATGCTTTAACTTATAGCGGTAAGACCGATGATGAGGTGGGACTTCATCAGGGGATGACCGAGAATGAAGCATGGGCTTATGCCGATTCGAATATTGACCAGTATGCACCGATCCCTTGGTGTGGTTTTGTGAATTGGGATGATTATCTGTTCCGTAACGGTAGCCACCAGAATTACGAGTTTTCAGCTTCCGGCGGACAGGAAAAGATTAAATACTATACGTCCATCGGCTATATGAAGCAGGATGGTGTTACGATAAACTCCGGTCTGGAACGTATTTCTGCACGTTTGAATGTAGACTATCAGATGGCTAAATGGATGAATATCGGTGCAAAGATACAGTTCTCCAAAGTGAATCAGGATACTTATTCAGAGGGGACATCGTATACTTCTCCAATTTACGGTACGCGTAATGGAGCCACACCGTCTGACCCTATATGGAATGAAGACGGCACCTGGAACCGTGCATTAATCAAATTAGATGACCGTAATCCGATGTTATCAAATTCTTATAATTTTAAGAGAGAATATGCGACCCGTTCTTTCAATACCGTATATGCATCATTCGATATTTGGAAAGGAATCAAGTTTGCGTCTACATTCAGCTATGATTTTGTGATGAACAAGTCTCGTGCATGGAAAGACCCGCGTACCAGTGACGGTGACGATGATAACGGGCGTTTCAGCAAAGATTATAATGATATTACCAATATGACATGGTCTAATATTCTGACTTATCAGACAAAGATCAAGAAAAAACATAATCTGGACCTTTTGGCTGGTTATGAAATCAACAGTAAGGAGTCGGATGGACTGGGAACTACTATCTCTAATTTTGCACGCTGGGATAAACCGGAAGTCAACAATGGTGTAGTGTATCAGAGTATGGGAGGTTCTAACAGTACGACGCGTATTGTCTCTTATATTACACGTGCCAACTATGATTATGACAACAAATACTATTTGGGAGCGAGTTGGAGAACAGACGGAAGTTCGCGATTGGCAAGAGAGAATCGTTGGGGAAATTTCTGGTCATTGTCCGGTGCATGGAGAGTGAGTAGCGAGAGTTTTATGAAACCTCTTCAGAACTGGTTAAGTGACTTGAAACTTAGAGTTTCTTACGGTGTGAACGGAACTCTGCCGTCTTCTTATTATGGATATATGGGATTGAGCAGTCTGACTAGTAATTATAACGATAATCCGGGTATCACGCAGTCGCAACTGGAAAACAAGGAACTGACTTGGGAAACCAACTACAACTTCAACTCCGGTATCGACTTGGGATTCTTCGACAACAGACTGAATGTTACATTTGAATATTACGTTCGTACAACGAAAAATCTGCTTTACAGCCGGCCATTATCTCTTGCAACAGGTTTCTCAAGTTATCTTGCCAACATAGGCAAATTACAAAACAAGGGATATGAATTGGAAATTCGTTCAACTAATATCGAGACAAAAGATTTTCGTTGGAGCACTAGTTTGAATCTGGGACATAATGCCAATAAAATCCTGAAGTTGGACGGAGATTTGAAACAAGTAACCAGCGGAACATCTATTCATAAGGTAGGTTTGCCCTATTCTACCTATTATATGATTGAATTTGCAGGCATCGACCCGGTAGACGGTGAACCGATGTTCTATAAGAATACGACGGATGAAAATGGAAATCTGAACAAAGAAACTACTAAAGATCCGCGTAGTGCGGAAAAAGTGATACTGCAATGTGCCGATCCTACTATCACCGGTGGACTGGGTAACAGCATCTCTTATAAGTGGTTTGATCTGAATTTTAATGTGAATTTCTCTTTTGGGGCATGGAACTATGACGGCGCGGCAGGCAAACTGGAACACGGTGGCGACGGAACACTGAATATTCCTATTTATTACCGGAAACGCTGGCAGAAGGAAGGGGATGAAACGAGTATTGAACGTTTTGTAGTCGGTAGATCAATTTCCATGACTGATTATGCTACCACACGTCGTTTATACAGTGGAGATTATGTTCGTCTGAAGAATCTAACTTTCGGTTTTACACTGCCGAAGACATGGACTCGGAAAGTGGGTATAGACAATATACGCCTGTATGCATCGGGCAATAACCTGTTAACTTGGGCGGCATACGATTATATTGACCCCGAATCGGGTTCATCACCTAGTTGGGATACTCCTCCGATGAGAACTTATACATTCGGTTTGGAAGTGAAATTCTAA
- a CDS encoding FecR family protein: protein MINQHFYIARLIARYLSDEIGEEEQAELTRWRDESPENERLFQEICKEENIKQNMQKRQTFHAEDGWEGVQRKIQRHRFRHRILNICKYAAIFIFPVAIATVAIYKSGNEPQPLSQVEEQIVPGGKKAVLILDNGEAIDLKSTSGVELKEKDGTVIQVDSTVLNYQQAPARTSEKLAYNKVNVPRGGEYQLMLSDGSKVQLNSMSSIRFPVQFAQDCRLVELEGEAYFEVSKTGQPFIVQTKGMKIEVLGTTFNISAYANEEYQTTLVSGSVKVQTENGSNRILKPSEQACITPGSNQINVRNVDTAFYTSWIHGKINFKDQRLDDIMKTLARWYDMDVVYENEATKELRFGCYVNRYNEITPLVKLLEQTGRVTVTVEGKTIKIFTNH from the coding sequence ATGATAAACCAACATTTCTATATTGCAAGACTTATTGCCAGATACTTATCTGATGAAATCGGGGAAGAAGAACAGGCGGAACTGACCCGGTGGAGAGATGAATCGCCCGAAAACGAACGCCTTTTTCAGGAAATCTGCAAGGAAGAAAACATAAAGCAGAATATGCAGAAGCGGCAAACTTTCCATGCAGAGGACGGATGGGAGGGAGTGCAAAGAAAAATCCAACGCCATCGGTTCAGACATCGGATACTGAATATATGTAAATATGCTGCTATTTTCATTTTTCCGGTGGCTATTGCTACTGTGGCAATATATAAGAGCGGTAATGAACCCCAGCCGTTATCTCAAGTAGAGGAACAAATTGTTCCGGGTGGTAAGAAAGCCGTTCTTATTTTGGATAATGGAGAAGCAATTGATTTGAAGTCCACTTCCGGCGTGGAATTGAAAGAAAAAGATGGTACAGTCATTCAGGTGGATTCTACCGTATTGAATTATCAGCAGGCTCCCGCCCGGACATCCGAAAAACTTGCATATAATAAGGTAAACGTTCCTCGTGGTGGTGAATATCAGCTGATGTTGAGCGATGGAAGCAAGGTACAGTTGAATTCTATGAGTTCCATCCGCTTCCCTGTTCAGTTTGCACAGGATTGCCGTCTGGTAGAATTGGAGGGGGAGGCCTATTTCGAAGTAAGCAAAACCGGACAGCCTTTTATTGTACAAACCAAAGGGATGAAAATAGAAGTATTAGGAACTACTTTTAATATATCAGCTTACGCAAACGAAGAATATCAAACTACACTTGTCAGCGGTTCGGTAAAAGTACAGACTGAAAATGGAAGTAACCGGATTCTGAAACCATCGGAGCAGGCTTGTATTACTCCGGGCAGCAACCAGATCAATGTACGCAATGTAGATACTGCATTTTATACTTCATGGATACATGGAAAGATCAATTTCAAAGATCAGCGATTGGACGACATCATGAAAACTCTTGCCAGATGGTATGATATGGATGTAGTCTATGAGAATGAAGCGACCAAGGAGTTACGCTTCGGCTGCTATGTTAACCGCTATAATGAGATTACCCCATTGGTGAAATTGTTGGAGCAAACGGGTAGAGTAACAGTCACAGTAGAAGGAAAAACTATCAAAATATTCACTAATCATTAA
- a CDS encoding RNA polymerase sigma-70 factor has protein sequence MIGTTDYISIKLTDETQFRSIFDKYYISLCMFANQYVENDALAADIVQECFVKLWQLRDDFMYVHQIKSFLYTSVRNKSLNELEHTKVMNEYAQKVQEMSKDSFFQDKVIAEESYRILVDAIEKLPPQMKSIMQLALEGKSNPEIAETLNISGETVHSQKKIAYRKLRVYLKDYYYLVFYFL, from the coding sequence GTGATTGGCACAACAGACTATATTAGTATTAAGTTAACTGATGAGACGCAGTTTCGTTCTATATTCGACAAATATTACATATCTTTATGTATGTTTGCTAATCAGTATGTCGAAAATGATGCATTAGCGGCTGATATTGTTCAGGAGTGTTTTGTGAAGTTGTGGCAGTTGCGCGATGATTTCATGTATGTGCATCAGATTAAATCATTCCTCTATACGTCGGTACGCAATAAATCTTTAAATGAACTGGAACATACCAAGGTCATGAACGAGTATGCACAGAAAGTTCAGGAAATGAGTAAAGACTCTTTTTTCCAAGACAAGGTCATAGCAGAAGAAAGTTACCGGATATTAGTGGATGCCATTGAAAAACTACCGCCACAGATGAAAAGCATTATGCAACTGGCGCTTGAGGGAAAAAGCAATCCGGAAATTGCTGAAACACTGAATATTTCCGGCGAAACGGTACACTCCCAGAAAAAGATTGCCTACCGTAAACTACGCGTATATTTGAAAGACTATTACTACCTGGTTTTTTACTTTTTATAG
- a CDS encoding LytR/AlgR family response regulator transcription factor, producing MNCIIVDDEPLAREAMKLLIEESDNLQLIGSFNSAATASDFMEQQGVDLVFLDIQMPGITGIEFARTISKKTLVIFTTAYTEYALDSYEVDAIDYLIKPVEAERFQKAVDKALSYHSLLLKEEKEAIETIVAAEYFFVKAERRYFKVNFSDILFIEGLKDYVILQLNDQRIITRMSLKAIFDLLPKSIFLRVNKSYIVNTDHIESFDNNDIFIKSYEIAIGNSYRDDFFEGFVMKQRL from the coding sequence ATGAATTGTATCATTGTAGATGATGAACCCTTGGCACGTGAGGCCATGAAGTTATTGATAGAAGAATCCGATAATCTCCAGTTGATAGGCAGCTTTAATAGTGCTGCAACTGCTTCCGACTTTATGGAGCAGCAGGGAGTCGATCTGGTTTTTCTGGATATTCAGATGCCTGGGATTACAGGAATAGAGTTTGCCCGTACGATTTCCAAAAAAACACTGGTTATTTTCACCACAGCCTATACAGAATATGCGCTGGATAGCTATGAAGTAGATGCAATCGACTATCTGATTAAGCCCGTCGAAGCGGAACGTTTTCAAAAGGCGGTGGATAAAGCGTTATCCTATCATTCTCTATTATTGAAAGAAGAGAAAGAAGCTATCGAAACGATTGTTGCCGCTGAATATTTCTTCGTAAAGGCAGAGCGCCGGTATTTCAAGGTGAATTTCTCCGATATTCTCTTTATTGAGGGATTGAAAGATTACGTCATTCTTCAACTGAACGACCAGCGTATCATTACTCGCATGAGCCTGAAAGCCATATTCGATTTATTACCAAAATCTATTTTTTTGCGGGTGAATAAATCCTATATCGTCAATACCGATCACATCGAGTCATTTGACAATAATGATATATTTATAAAATCGTATGAAATTGCTATCGGTAATAGTTATCGGGACGACTTCTTTGAGGGTTTTGTAATGAAACAAAGATTGTGA
- a CDS encoding sensor histidine kinase yields MNLNTEHRRMEDKSVTAFLLSPHYRTCRHLLLQIIVLLMTINVFWYEPLQSVSFWRRFGGFLAYFVSINTVIYMNLYILVPCFLLKNRLGHYVLAAVLTNLVVIVFLSITQGLLFEVILPGKDPGRFATFINTFSGILTIGFVTAGSAAISLFTHWLRYNLRIDELESTTLQSELTFLKNQINPHFLFNMLNNANVLIKRNPEEASKVLFKLEDLLRYQINDSSRERVSLASDIRFLNDYLNLEKIRRDNFQFTLRQEGEVDSIWIQPLLFIPFVENAVKHSFDSEHSSYVHVFFKVEAHRLEFRCENSKPAVAVQQGKVGGIGLANIQRRLGLLYPEHYKLEQKEDENLYSVILSITL; encoded by the coding sequence ATGAACCTGAATACAGAACATAGAAGAATGGAAGATAAAAGTGTTACAGCTTTTTTGTTAAGTCCTCATTACCGGACATGCAGACATCTGTTACTGCAAATAATAGTTCTTTTGATGACTATTAATGTCTTTTGGTACGAACCTTTGCAGTCAGTTTCTTTTTGGCGGCGTTTTGGTGGATTCCTGGCATATTTTGTTTCCATTAATACAGTAATCTATATGAACCTGTATATATTAGTACCCTGTTTTCTGTTGAAGAACCGCTTAGGTCATTATGTCCTGGCGGCTGTCCTGACGAATTTGGTAGTCATCGTCTTCCTTTCAATCACCCAGGGATTACTCTTTGAAGTAATTCTGCCCGGAAAAGATCCTGGCAGATTCGCTACTTTCATTAATACTTTTTCGGGGATACTGACCATCGGTTTTGTTACCGCAGGTTCGGCAGCCATATCGCTGTTTACCCATTGGTTGCGCTACAACCTGCGTATTGACGAACTCGAGTCCACTACTTTGCAATCCGAACTGACATTTCTGAAGAATCAGATTAACCCGCATTTCCTTTTCAATATGCTGAATAATGCCAATGTCCTGATAAAGAGAAATCCGGAAGAAGCTTCCAAAGTACTTTTTAAACTGGAAGATTTGCTACGGTATCAGATTAATGACAGTTCGCGTGAAAGAGTTTCGTTGGCTTCGGATATCCGTTTCCTGAATGACTACCTGAATTTGGAAAAGATACGCCGTGACAATTTCCAGTTTACGTTGAGGCAGGAGGGAGAAGTGGATTCCATTTGGATTCAGCCTTTATTATTCATTCCTTTTGTGGAAAATGCGGTGAAACATAGTTTTGATAGTGAGCATTCTTCGTATGTCCATGTCTTTTTTAAGGTGGAGGCTCACCGGCTGGAATTCCGGTGTGAGAATTCTAAACCGGCTGTTGCAGTCCAGCAGGGTAAAGTCGGTGGAATCGGACTTGCCAATATTCAGCGTAGATTAGGATTACTGTATCCTGAACATTATAAGTTGGAACAAAAAGAAGATGAAAATCTCTATTCTGTAATTTTAAGTATAACATTATGA
- a CDS encoding sensor histidine kinase, translating into MAETITTDNKSTLLYRFLVSPELRWARYLVLIMVLATISFNQVFIIFLDYRDILGGWIYTFTFLYLLTYIGVIYLNLFWLFPKFLLKRRYLSYISLLSVAMMLALAIQMATEYVSYSCWPEFYERASYFSIPIVMDYISSFMLSTLCMIGGTMTVLLKEWMIDHQRVSQMEKVHVLSEVEQLKEQVSPELLFKTLHHSGELTLSEPEKASKMLMKLSQLLRYQLYDCSRTKVLLSSEINFLNNYLTLEQNSQAQFNYELLADGEVNRTLVPPLLFIPFVQYIVKSINEQRTSIPVSLKIHLKVEENTIIFTCLCLQVNLLEDKGLERIRQRLNLLYGNRYRLFLTTESIWLELKGGEV; encoded by the coding sequence ATGGCTGAAACAATAACAACAGACAATAAATCTACTTTATTATATCGATTCCTCGTTAGTCCGGAACTTCGATGGGCGCGTTATCTGGTGCTTATTATGGTGTTGGCTACCATATCATTCAATCAGGTTTTTATTATATTCCTCGATTATCGGGATATATTGGGAGGATGGATTTATACATTCACTTTCTTATATCTACTGACTTATATAGGAGTTATTTATCTGAATCTTTTCTGGCTCTTTCCAAAGTTTTTGCTGAAAAGACGCTATCTAAGCTACATATCCTTACTTTCAGTAGCAATGATGCTTGCTCTGGCAATACAAATGGCAACGGAATATGTATCTTATTCCTGCTGGCCGGAATTTTACGAACGTGCCTCTTATTTTTCCATACCTATAGTGATGGATTATATATCTTCTTTCATGTTGTCCACACTCTGCATGATAGGAGGAACAATGACTGTTCTCCTGAAAGAATGGATGATAGACCATCAACGTGTCTCACAAATGGAAAAGGTTCACGTACTTTCGGAAGTGGAACAGCTAAAAGAACAAGTCAGCCCCGAACTTCTTTTCAAAACATTACATCATTCGGGGGAACTGACATTGAGCGAACCGGAAAAAGCCTCGAAGATGCTGATGAAATTAAGTCAACTACTTCGTTATCAACTATATGATTGCAGCAGAACAAAGGTATTGCTTAGTAGTGAAATTAATTTCCTGAATAATTACCTGACCTTGGAACAGAATTCCCAGGCACAATTCAATTATGAACTGCTTGCGGATGGAGAAGTAAATAGAACACTGGTTCCACCCTTGCTTTTCATTCCATTTGTGCAATATATTGTAAAATCAATCAACGAACAGCGAACATCAATCCCTGTTTCTCTCAAAATCCATTTGAAAGTAGAAGAGAACACAATTATATTCACCTGTCTTTGCCTACAAGTGAATCTTTTGGAAGATAAAGGACTTGAAAGAATCCGCCAAAGACTGAACTTATTATATGGCAATCGTTACAGACTATTCCTGACGACAGAAAGCATCTGGTTGGAATTGAAAGGAGGTGAAGTATGA